A stretch of Microbulbifer sp. SAOS-129_SWC DNA encodes these proteins:
- the mrcB gene encoding penicillin-binding protein 1B has product MASTKRRRKKASNPGRLRRWMVRLGLLGLVGCLVLAGYMVYLDVELRERLDSRQYQLPARVFARPLILRSGMIMRPDELQAEFDALHYKKVDQLNEPGHWTREGMDYRVYRRDFIHPDGREPAALVSFRLRNDEISNLRDENGASIKQFRLDAANIGTLLGGGDDRNPVRFKDIPPLLANTLIAVEDQDFLYHHGVSLKGIARAMVANIRAGHVVQGGSTITQQLVKNIFFDHRPSLRRKFNEALMAILMELHYDKAYILQEYMNEVWLGQQGSRAIYGFGLASEFYFQKPLDTLEPQQIALLVGLAKGASYYNPWRNPKRALERRNTVLELMEEQGLITAAQHKTYAAKPLGVASAGAAAQNPYPAYTEELLNELRPYYSYEELRTAGLRIYTSLAPSVQKLAEDSVSQGTASLEKNRGLQKDSLQAATVVLDNKSGNVLAMVGDRRPHYPGFNRALEARRQIGSLVKPAVYLTALERPFDYNLGTLIDDAPIRVEGDNGEVWMPANFENRAHGQVPLYKALEKSYNLATARLGLDLGLENVRQTIRRLGVQADLPRVPSLLLGTAELTPFEVAGMYQTIANGGEDVELHTLLAVSDAHGEHVQHFRRHAERHVDPVPAYLLRYALEQVMREGTGRSAYRRLPSSVSFAGKTGTTNNYRDSWFAGFSPTLTAVVWVGRDDNERTSLTGATGALKIWTEIMRQLPHVHGPVAPPRGVEFKRVNSRDEFMDPKYCQGGREMPFSYETKLKPAPECSGGDRWRWFRNWFDRDKDEAAPKEEMTPGWGTKPDEQQRQRERQRQLREQLQRDDGEQVPQEDEEPLQLPRGEQQPRSGEQPRSGQQGAPVEDAQPWPPDQEDQWP; this is encoded by the coding sequence ATGGCATCGACAAAGCGCCGACGCAAGAAAGCGTCCAACCCCGGAAGACTGCGCCGCTGGATGGTACGGCTGGGCCTGCTCGGCCTGGTGGGTTGCCTGGTTCTGGCCGGCTATATGGTCTACCTGGACGTGGAGCTGCGCGAGCGCCTCGACAGCCGCCAGTACCAGCTGCCGGCGCGTGTATTCGCGCGCCCGCTGATACTGCGCAGCGGCATGATCATGCGCCCGGACGAGCTGCAGGCGGAGTTCGACGCGCTGCATTACAAAAAAGTGGACCAGTTGAACGAGCCGGGCCACTGGACCCGTGAGGGCATGGACTACCGGGTCTACCGCCGCGACTTCATCCATCCCGACGGCCGCGAGCCGGCGGCGCTAGTGAGCTTTCGCCTGCGCAACGACGAAATCAGCAACCTGCGCGACGAAAACGGCGCTTCGATCAAGCAGTTTCGTCTCGACGCCGCCAATATCGGCACTCTGCTCGGCGGCGGCGATGACCGCAATCCAGTGCGCTTCAAGGATATTCCGCCGCTGCTGGCCAACACCCTGATCGCGGTGGAGGATCAGGACTTCCTGTATCACCACGGCGTTTCATTGAAGGGGATCGCCCGCGCGATGGTCGCCAATATCCGCGCCGGTCACGTGGTGCAGGGCGGTTCCACCATCACCCAGCAGCTGGTCAAGAATATCTTTTTCGACCACCGACCGAGCCTGCGGCGCAAGTTCAATGAAGCGCTGATGGCCATCCTGATGGAGCTGCACTACGACAAGGCCTATATCCTGCAGGAATACATGAACGAGGTGTGGCTGGGCCAGCAGGGCAGCCGCGCCATCTACGGCTTCGGGCTGGCCTCCGAATTCTATTTCCAGAAGCCGCTGGACACGCTGGAGCCGCAGCAGATCGCGCTGCTGGTGGGCCTCGCCAAGGGCGCCTCCTACTACAATCCGTGGCGCAATCCCAAGCGCGCGCTGGAGCGGCGCAACACGGTACTGGAGCTCATGGAGGAGCAGGGACTGATCACTGCAGCGCAGCACAAGACCTATGCCGCCAAGCCGCTGGGGGTGGCCAGTGCCGGCGCGGCGGCGCAGAACCCCTACCCGGCGTATACCGAGGAGCTGCTGAACGAATTACGGCCCTATTACTCCTACGAGGAACTGCGTACCGCCGGGCTGCGGATCTACACCAGTCTGGCGCCGTCGGTACAGAAACTGGCCGAGGACTCGGTCAGCCAGGGGACTGCCAGCCTGGAGAAAAACCGCGGTCTGCAGAAGGATTCCCTGCAGGCGGCCACGGTGGTGCTGGACAACAAGAGCGGCAATGTCCTGGCGATGGTGGGCGACCGCCGCCCCCATTACCCGGGTTTCAACCGCGCGCTGGAGGCACGGCGCCAGATCGGCTCGCTGGTCAAGCCGGCGGTCTACCTGACGGCGCTCGAACGGCCCTTCGACTACAACCTGGGGACGCTGATCGATGACGCTCCCATTCGCGTCGAGGGCGACAACGGTGAGGTATGGATGCCGGCCAACTTCGAGAACCGCGCCCACGGCCAGGTACCGCTGTACAAGGCGCTGGAGAAGTCCTACAACCTGGCCACCGCACGGCTGGGGCTGGACCTGGGGCTGGAAAACGTGCGCCAGACCATCCGTCGCCTCGGTGTACAGGCGGACCTGCCGCGGGTGCCGTCACTGCTGCTGGGCACCGCGGAACTGACCCCGTTCGAGGTGGCCGGTATGTACCAGACCATCGCCAACGGTGGCGAGGACGTCGAGTTGCACACCCTGCTGGCGGTGTCGGACGCCCATGGCGAACACGTACAGCACTTCCGCCGTCACGCCGAACGCCACGTGGACCCGGTGCCCGCGTACCTGCTGCGCTATGCGCTGGAACAGGTGATGCGCGAGGGCACCGGTCGCAGTGCCTATCGGCGCCTGCCCTCGAGTGTGTCGTTTGCCGGCAAGACCGGCACCACCAATAACTATCGCGACAGCTGGTTCGCTGGCTTCTCGCCGACACTGACCGCAGTGGTGTGGGTTGGCCGCGATGATAACGAGCGCACCAGTCTCACCGGGGCCACCGGCGCGCTGAAAATCTGGACCGAAATCATGCGTCAGCTGCCGCATGTGCACGGCCCGGTCGCGCCGCCGCGCGGCGTCGAGTTCAAACGGGTCAACAGTCGCGACGAGTTCATGGATCCGAAGTACTGCCAGGGCGGTCGCGAGATGCCGTTCTCCTACGAGACCAAGCTGAAGCCGGCGCCGGAGTGTAGCGGTGGCGACCGCTGGCGCTGGTTCCGCAACTGGTTCGATCGCGACAAGGATGAGGCGGCGCCCAAAGAGGAGATGACTCCGGGCTGGGGCACCAAGCCGGACGAGCAGCAGCGCCAGCGGGAACGCCAGCGCCAGCTGCGCGAGCAGCTGCAGCGCGACGACGGCGAGCAGGTTCCGCAGGAAGACGAGGAACCCCTGCAGCTGCCGCGCGGCGAGCAGCAGCCCCGGTCCGGCGAGCAGCCGCGCAGCGGCCAGCAGGGGGCGCCGGTCGAAGACGCGCAGCCGTGGCCGCCGGATCAGGAGGACCAGTGGCCCTGA
- a CDS encoding winged helix-turn-helix domain-containing protein — protein sequence MQCRFAKFELDTIELRIAADGRSLDADARQLQLLSLLIEAYPACCERTALLQQLWPNTVVSEWSLGRLVSDTRKFFRQQGYSGPLIQTLHGRGYRLAPELAEQLVFPAPEREQPQPPPAGSLRRRIWRVGAALALLLAGGAAYHFLAPHTPLPAPLVIGEAPDTRGRILWVDDNPQNNLAERRFLEGQGIAVYGATNSEDALALLSMYRYDAVISDMGRGREGLAGLKLLEQMRARGIHTPFFLYTILTSKAQQSLLRERGGQGVAVTPDALYGLVLPVIEKRAQQQ from the coding sequence ATGCAGTGCCGCTTCGCCAAGTTTGAACTGGACACCATCGAGCTGCGAATCGCTGCGGATGGGCGCTCGCTGGACGCCGACGCGCGACAGCTGCAGTTGCTGTCGCTGCTGATCGAGGCCTATCCGGCCTGCTGCGAGCGCACCGCGCTGCTGCAGCAACTGTGGCCGAATACAGTGGTGTCCGAGTGGTCACTGGGCCGCCTGGTGTCCGATACGCGCAAGTTCTTCCGCCAGCAGGGTTACAGCGGGCCGCTGATCCAGACCCTGCACGGCCGCGGCTACCGGCTGGCGCCGGAGCTGGCCGAGCAGCTGGTTTTCCCCGCGCCGGAGCGCGAACAGCCGCAACCCCCTCCGGCGGGCTCGCTACGGCGCCGCATCTGGCGTGTCGGTGCTGCGCTGGCACTGCTGTTGGCGGGTGGCGCCGCCTACCACTTTTTGGCACCGCACACGCCTTTGCCCGCGCCGCTGGTAATCGGCGAAGCGCCAGATACGCGTGGTCGTATCCTGTGGGTAGACGACAATCCACAGAACAACCTGGCCGAGCGGCGCTTTCTCGAGGGCCAGGGCATTGCCGTCTACGGTGCCACCAATAGCGAAGACGCCCTGGCCCTGTTGTCGATGTACCGCTACGACGCTGTGATCTCCGACATGGGCCGCGGCCGGGAGGGCCTGGCGGGGCTCAAGCTGCTGGAGCAGATGCGCGCGCGGGGCATCCACACGCCATTCTTCCTCTACACCATCCTGACCTCGAAGGCCCAGCAGTCACTATTGCGTGAGCGCGGCGGGCAGGGGGTGGCGGTAACGCCGGACGCGCTCTACGGGCTGGTGTTGCCGGTGATCGAGAAGCGCGCGCAGCAGCAGTGA
- a CDS encoding helix-turn-helix transcriptional regulator: MFDVNVGECRAEAQPSFNHPPPVQRGFSARELEVVRLIAAGATSAEIAEQLSISFHTVKNHRKNILRKAGCRNSGHLVALCIAQRLL, encoded by the coding sequence ATGTTTGACGTCAACGTTGGTGAGTGCCGTGCAGAAGCACAGCCGAGCTTTAACCATCCGCCGCCTGTGCAGCGCGGATTCAGTGCCCGGGAGCTGGAGGTGGTGCGGTTGATTGCCGCCGGGGCCACCAGCGCTGAAATTGCCGAGCAGCTGTCGATCTCCTTCCACACGGTGAAGAATCATCGCAAGAATATTCTGCGCAAGGCGGGCTGTCGCAACAGCGGCCATCTGGTCGCCCTGTGTATCGCCCAGCGGCTGCTCTGA
- a CDS encoding rhomboid family intramembrane serine protease: MQHFSFSATAVLLVVTTAVSLIALYMAPRLLDQCAFRPYAVWRGQQRDSLYLAGFVHANLLHLAVNMWCLWMFGTVLERRIGATWFIVLYVLALVTSHLPTLFKERNNPRYASVGASGAISAVLFAYIVYFPTSELYLLFLPIPIQAWIFGILYLAYSAYAGRDRGSRINHDAHFWGAVTGLLFVLVLDPGAWARLL, encoded by the coding sequence TTGCAACACTTCTCTTTCTCGGCCACGGCTGTCTTGCTGGTGGTCACCACCGCGGTCAGCCTGATTGCGCTCTACATGGCGCCGCGACTACTCGACCAGTGCGCTTTCCGCCCCTATGCGGTGTGGCGCGGCCAGCAGCGCGATTCCCTCTATCTGGCCGGCTTCGTGCACGCCAACCTGCTACACCTGGCCGTCAACATGTGGTGTCTGTGGATGTTTGGCACCGTACTCGAGCGGCGCATCGGCGCTACCTGGTTTATCGTACTGTATGTGCTGGCGCTGGTGACCAGCCACCTGCCGACGCTGTTCAAGGAGCGCAACAACCCCCGCTACGCCAGTGTCGGGGCGTCCGGCGCCATCTCCGCGGTGCTGTTCGCCTACATCGTCTACTTCCCGACGTCGGAACTCTATCTGCTGTTCCTGCCAATCCCGATCCAGGCCTGGATTTTCGGCATCCTCTACCTGGCCTACAGCGCCTATGCCGGCCGCGATCGCGGCAGCCGTATCAATCACGATGCGCATTTCTGGGGCGCGGTGACCGGCCTGCTGTTTGTGCTGGTGCTGGATCCCGGCGCCTGGGCGCGGTTGCTGTAA
- a CDS encoding cellulase family glycosylhydrolase, producing the protein MRTKLIAALLAQGLSGAAAADGFLRADGQQIVDGSGAPVILRGMGLGGWMLQEGYMLKLGEFGQQHVIRRKIEDLIGPERTGEFYRAWRANHLREEDIKALAGWGYNSVRLPMHYNLYTLPVAQEPVAGENTWLDTGFELTDQLLAWCKKYHLYLILDLHAAPGGQGNDLAISDRDPNKPSLWDSAANRAKTVALWRKLAARYKNEPNIAAYDLINEPNWGFSASGDAHGCGEQANWPLRQLYLDITAAIRAEDQRHMLVIEGNCWGNNYASVLPPWDANMALSFHKYWNNNDRASIADKLALRERYDVPLWLGESGENSNAWFADAIELVEGQGIGWAFWPLKKIGFNNPLEITPNPGYRKLLAYWKDGGPKPSPEEAYAALMQLAREDIRFANNRQHIDVVDAMLRQPHSDSTRPFRTHKVGAAGAIISAADYDLGRPGRAYADTDLANYHVSTGGPRTPWNRGRIYRNDGVDLAATDDGNIVVTDMAAGEWLQYTLQVVRTGRYRITALLDNADADTALSVSAGDSATELHAAQLANRNDIAPARTQPSATIELQKGTQKIRIKVESGAPALRQLRIEPL; encoded by the coding sequence ATGAGAACAAAACTGATCGCGGCCCTGCTCGCACAGGGCCTCAGTGGCGCGGCCGCAGCGGATGGATTCCTGCGCGCCGACGGGCAGCAGATTGTCGATGGCAGCGGCGCACCGGTGATACTGCGCGGGATGGGCCTCGGCGGCTGGATGCTGCAGGAAGGCTATATGCTCAAGCTGGGCGAGTTCGGCCAGCAGCATGTGATCCGCCGCAAGATCGAGGATCTGATCGGGCCCGAGCGCACCGGGGAATTCTACCGCGCCTGGCGCGCCAACCACCTGCGCGAGGAAGACATCAAGGCGCTGGCAGGCTGGGGCTACAACTCGGTGCGCCTGCCGATGCACTACAACCTGTACACACTGCCGGTGGCGCAGGAACCAGTGGCCGGGGAAAACACCTGGCTCGATACCGGCTTCGAGTTGACCGACCAGCTGCTCGCCTGGTGCAAGAAATACCACCTGTACCTGATTCTCGACCTGCACGCCGCGCCCGGCGGCCAGGGCAATGACCTCGCCATCTCCGATCGCGACCCGAACAAACCGTCGTTGTGGGACAGCGCCGCCAACCGCGCCAAGACCGTGGCCCTGTGGCGCAAACTGGCCGCGCGCTACAAGAACGAGCCAAACATCGCCGCCTATGACCTGATCAACGAGCCCAACTGGGGCTTCAGCGCCAGCGGTGATGCGCACGGCTGCGGCGAACAGGCCAACTGGCCGCTGCGCCAGCTTTACCTGGACATCACCGCGGCGATCCGCGCCGAGGATCAACGGCATATGCTGGTCATTGAAGGCAACTGCTGGGGCAACAACTACGCCAGCGTGCTGCCGCCCTGGGACGCCAATATGGCGCTCAGCTTCCACAAATACTGGAACAACAACGACCGCGCCAGCATCGCCGACAAACTGGCGCTGCGCGAACGCTACGACGTGCCGCTGTGGCTGGGGGAATCCGGCGAGAACTCCAACGCCTGGTTTGCCGATGCGATCGAACTGGTGGAGGGGCAAGGTATCGGCTGGGCCTTCTGGCCGTTGAAAAAGATCGGCTTCAACAACCCGCTGGAGATAACGCCCAATCCCGGCTACCGGAAACTGCTCGCCTACTGGAAAGACGGCGGCCCCAAACCCTCGCCGGAAGAGGCCTACGCGGCGTTGATGCAGCTGGCGCGCGAGGATATCCGCTTCGCCAACAATCGGCAGCACATCGATGTCGTCGACGCCATGCTGCGCCAGCCGCATAGCGACAGCACCCGTCCGTTCCGCACGCACAAGGTCGGCGCCGCCGGTGCCATCATCAGTGCTGCGGACTACGACCTCGGCCGACCGGGGCGCGCCTACGCCGACACTGACCTGGCCAACTACCACGTCAGCACTGGCGGGCCGCGCACACCGTGGAATCGCGGGCGCATCTATCGCAATGACGGCGTCGATCTGGCCGCCACCGACGACGGCAACATCGTGGTCACGGACATGGCCGCCGGGGAGTGGCTGCAGTACACGCTGCAAGTGGTCCGCACCGGTCGCTATCGCATCACCGCACTGCTCGACAATGCCGACGCAGACACCGCACTGTCGGTCAGCGCCGGTGACAGCGCCACCGAACTGCACGCAGCGCAGCTGGCCAATCGCAACGATATCGCACCCGCGCGTACACAGCCGTCCGCCACCATCGAACTACAAAAAGGCACACAGAAGATCCGCATCAAAGTCGAGTCCGGCGCACCGGCCCTGCGTCAGCTGCGCATCGAACCGCTGTAA
- the hemB gene encoding porphobilinogen synthase, translating to MSVSLQRGSYPNTRLRRLRAQDFSRRLVRENTLTCDDLILPLFVIEGRGERQQVASMPGVERLSVDLLAQKARDLVALGIPAVALFPVVDPAHKSDDARAAYDADGLAQRAVRALKNSVPELGVITDVALDPFTSHGQDGLMDERGYIVNDDTVEVLVQQALSHAAAGADVVAPSDMMDGRIGAIRTALERDGQVNTLIMSYAAKYASAYYGPFRDAVGSAGNLKGGSKASYQMDPANSDEALHECALDIQEGADMIMVKPGMPYLDVVRRVKDELKVPTFAYQVSGEYAMHCAAFANGWLNREAIILESLLGFKRAGADGVLTYFAEEAAKLLQDA from the coding sequence ATGAGTGTCAGCCTTCAGCGTGGCAGCTACCCCAATACCCGCCTGCGTCGCCTGCGCGCACAAGACTTTTCCCGCCGTCTGGTACGCGAGAACACCCTCACCTGCGACGACCTGATCCTGCCGCTGTTCGTCATCGAGGGGCGCGGCGAGCGCCAGCAGGTAGCGTCCATGCCCGGTGTCGAGCGCCTGAGTGTCGATCTGCTGGCACAGAAGGCCAGGGACCTGGTGGCGCTGGGGATTCCCGCGGTGGCGCTGTTCCCGGTGGTCGATCCGGCACACAAGTCCGACGACGCCCGCGCCGCCTACGATGCCGACGGCTTGGCGCAGCGCGCCGTGCGCGCGCTCAAGAACTCCGTACCGGAACTGGGCGTGATCACCGATGTGGCCCTCGACCCCTTCACCAGCCACGGCCAGGACGGCCTGATGGACGAGCGTGGCTATATCGTCAACGACGATACCGTCGAAGTGCTGGTGCAGCAGGCCCTGTCCCACGCCGCCGCCGGCGCCGACGTGGTGGCGCCGTCGGACATGATGGACGGGCGCATCGGCGCGATCCGTACCGCGCTGGAACGCGACGGTCAGGTCAACACGCTGATCATGTCCTACGCGGCCAAATACGCGTCCGCGTACTACGGCCCCTTCCGCGACGCGGTGGGCTCGGCCGGCAACCTGAAGGGCGGCAGCAAAGCCAGCTACCAGATGGATCCGGCCAATTCCGACGAGGCGCTGCACGAGTGCGCACTCGATATCCAGGAGGGCGCCGACATGATCATGGTCAAGCCGGGCATGCCGTATCTGGACGTGGTGCGCCGCGTGAAGGATGAGCTCAAGGTGCCCACTTTCGCCTACCAGGTCAGCGGCGAGTACGCGATGCACTGCGCCGCCTTCGCCAACGGCTGGCTCAACCGCGAGGCAATCATTCTCGAGTCGCTGCTCGGCTTCAAGCGCGCCGGCGCCGATGGCGTGTTGACCTACTTCGCTGAAGAGGCGGCAAAGCTGCTGCAGGACGCCTGA
- a CDS encoding MAPEG family protein, which yields MAIAFWCLLLAVLMPPVLGAIAKATGQGRYNNLAPREYLEKQRGLSQRADWAQRNSFEALPAFLAGVFAAIAAGVPELWLSGLSVAFVLARLFYSVCYLRDWGSARSLFWFAGFFSCLGLLIMAALAAV from the coding sequence ATGGCGATAGCATTCTGGTGTCTGTTGCTGGCGGTGCTGATGCCGCCGGTACTCGGGGCAATCGCGAAGGCCACGGGACAGGGGCGCTACAACAACCTGGCCCCGCGGGAATACCTGGAAAAACAGCGGGGATTGTCGCAGCGTGCCGATTGGGCCCAGCGCAACAGCTTCGAGGCCCTGCCGGCCTTCCTGGCCGGCGTCTTTGCCGCGATCGCCGCCGGGGTACCGGAGTTGTGGCTTTCCGGCCTGTCGGTGGCTTTCGTGCTGGCGCGGCTGTTCTACAGCGTCTGTTATCTGAGGGACTGGGGCAGTGCCCGCTCGCTGTTCTGGTTCGCCGGCTTTTTCAGCTGTCTGGGGCTGCTGATTATGGCGGCGCTGGCTGCAGTCTAA
- a CDS encoding GntR family transcriptional regulator, which yields MSVYDRIKTDLVAGHLAAGSALTQTELAERYGVSRIPVRDALQRLKSEGWLAPHGKRGVAVPRFDALEVEDLYLMRTRLEPLLLQFAAGRLSGETLGRARDILDRMEREADLPAEAIGELNWQFHACLYQAAKHPTLFAAVEQLNRQYQRYIGYQARSLDYQHTSQREHYAMLEALRRGEGDAAAALLEQHIATAGRTLVAYLRG from the coding sequence GTGAGTGTTTACGATCGGATCAAAACAGACCTGGTGGCGGGGCACCTTGCCGCGGGCAGTGCACTCACGCAAACGGAGCTGGCGGAGCGCTACGGCGTCAGCCGCATCCCGGTGCGGGATGCCCTGCAGCGGCTGAAAAGTGAGGGCTGGCTCGCGCCCCACGGCAAACGCGGCGTGGCCGTGCCGCGCTTCGATGCACTCGAAGTGGAGGATCTCTACCTGATGCGCACACGCCTCGAACCGCTGCTACTGCAGTTTGCCGCGGGCAGACTCAGTGGCGAAACACTCGGCCGCGCGCGGGACATTCTCGACCGCATGGAGCGGGAGGCGGATCTGCCGGCAGAGGCGATCGGCGAACTGAACTGGCAGTTCCACGCCTGCCTCTACCAAGCCGCGAAGCACCCCACCCTGTTCGCGGCGGTGGAACAACTGAACCGCCAGTACCAGCGCTATATCGGCTACCAGGCGCGCAGTCTCGACTACCAGCACACCAGTCAGCGCGAACACTACGCAATGCTCGAAGCATTGCGGCGCGGCGAGGGCGACGCCGCGGCGGCACTGTTGGAACAGCATATCGCCACGGCCGGCCGCACTCTGGTGGCCTATCTACGCGGTTAG
- a CDS encoding benzoate/H(+) symporter BenE family transporter gives MQRSFWSDASLSAISAGFVAVLVGFASSVAIVFEAARTTGAGEAEMISWIGALGLGMGLTCIAFSWYYRAPVITAWSTPGAALLATSLVGVPMGDALGAFLFSGLLTLLLGLSGAFEKVMRHIPTPIASAMLAGILVQFGLSVFTSLQTSPLLVGAMLLAYLAGRRWLPRYAIILVLLVGFGASWLLGLMEFGQVHWALSKPVWVTPSFDSATMLGVGLPLFIVTMTSQNIPGVATLRASGYTRVPVSPVISGTGLTSLLLTPFGGYAFNLAAITAAICTGPEAHADPAKRYTAGIAAGVFYLLMGLFGASLVALFGAFPRALVASLAGLALIGTIGTSLEGATRNPERREAALITFLITASGAAFFGIGAAFWGLVGGLLSDWIFRRGN, from the coding sequence GTGCAACGCTCCTTCTGGTCCGATGCCAGTCTGTCCGCGATCAGTGCCGGCTTTGTCGCCGTGCTGGTGGGCTTCGCCAGTTCCGTCGCCATCGTCTTCGAAGCGGCCCGCACCACCGGCGCCGGCGAGGCAGAGATGATCTCCTGGATCGGCGCCCTGGGTCTGGGCATGGGCCTCACCTGTATCGCGTTTTCCTGGTACTACCGGGCACCGGTGATTACCGCCTGGTCCACCCCCGGCGCCGCGCTGCTGGCCACCAGCCTCGTCGGCGTGCCCATGGGCGACGCCCTGGGGGCCTTCCTGTTCAGCGGCCTGCTGACACTGTTGCTGGGCCTGTCTGGCGCCTTTGAAAAGGTCATGCGACACATCCCCACCCCCATCGCCAGCGCCATGCTGGCCGGTATCCTCGTACAGTTCGGCCTCTCGGTATTCACGTCGCTGCAGACCAGCCCACTGCTGGTCGGCGCCATGCTACTGGCCTACCTGGCCGGCCGGCGCTGGCTGCCGCGCTACGCGATCATCCTTGTTTTATTGGTAGGTTTTGGCGCCAGCTGGCTGCTGGGGCTGATGGAGTTTGGGCAGGTGCACTGGGCCCTGAGCAAGCCCGTGTGGGTGACGCCATCATTCGACTCCGCGACCATGCTGGGGGTCGGCCTGCCGCTGTTTATCGTCACCATGACCTCGCAGAATATTCCCGGCGTCGCCACCCTGCGCGCCAGCGGCTACACGCGGGTGCCGGTGTCGCCAGTGATCAGCGGCACCGGGCTGACCTCCCTGCTGCTGACGCCGTTCGGCGGCTACGCGTTCAACCTGGCCGCGATCACCGCCGCCATCTGCACCGGCCCCGAAGCCCACGCGGACCCGGCCAAGCGCTATACCGCCGGTATCGCCGCCGGGGTCTTCTACCTGCTAATGGGACTTTTCGGCGCCAGCCTGGTGGCGCTGTTCGGCGCCTTTCCGCGCGCGCTGGTAGCCAGCCTTGCCGGACTCGCGCTGATCGGTACCATCGGCACCAGCCTGGAGGGTGCCACCCGCAACCCGGAGCGCCGCGAGGCGGCGCTGATCACCTTCCTGATTACCGCGTCCGGCGCCGCCTTCTTCGGCATCGGCGCCGCTTTCTGGGGGCTGGTCGGCGGGTTGCTGAGCGACTGGATTTTTCGGCGGGGAAACTGA
- the hemL gene encoding glutamate-1-semialdehyde 2,1-aminomutase — protein MSKSEQLFAEAQQFIPGGVNSPVRAFRAVGGTPLFIERAEGAYLYDADGKRYIDYVQSWGPMVLGHAHPDVIEAVVEQAQSGLSFGAPTELETELAEELCRLWPNMDLVRFVNSGTEATMSAIRLARGYTGRDKIVKFEGCYHGHSDSLLVKAGSGALTMGVPSSPGVPASLADHTITLSYNDADGVRKCFDEIGDQIACIIVEPVAGNMNCIPPLPGFLETLREVCDQHGAVLILDEVMTGFRVSLTGAQGHYGIEADLTTLGKVIGGGMPVGAFGGKREIMEQIAPLGPVYQAGTLSGNPVAMVAGLETLQLIQQPGLYEQLNAKTERLVEGVLAAAREAGIPLTANRAGSMFGFFFTDAEQVSNYQQVMACDTERFNRFFHGMLDEGVYLAPASYEAGFMSAAHSDEDIEETIAAARRVFASL, from the coding sequence ATGAGCAAATCCGAGCAACTCTTCGCCGAAGCGCAGCAATTTATTCCGGGTGGCGTCAACTCCCCGGTGCGCGCCTTCCGCGCGGTCGGCGGTACGCCGCTGTTTATCGAGCGCGCCGAGGGCGCCTACCTGTATGACGCCGACGGCAAGCGCTATATCGACTATGTGCAGTCCTGGGGCCCGATGGTGCTGGGCCACGCGCATCCGGACGTCATCGAGGCTGTGGTCGAACAGGCCCAGTCCGGGCTCAGCTTCGGCGCTCCCACCGAGCTGGAAACCGAATTGGCAGAGGAGCTGTGCCGCCTGTGGCCGAACATGGACCTGGTGCGCTTCGTCAACTCCGGGACCGAAGCCACCATGAGCGCCATCCGCCTGGCGCGCGGCTATACCGGCCGCGACAAGATCGTGAAATTCGAGGGTTGCTACCACGGCCACTCCGACTCATTGCTGGTCAAGGCCGGCTCCGGGGCGCTGACCATGGGCGTGCCGTCCTCGCCAGGTGTGCCGGCATCGCTGGCCGACCACACCATCACGCTGTCCTACAACGATGCCGACGGCGTGCGGAAGTGTTTCGACGAAATCGGCGACCAGATCGCCTGCATCATCGTCGAACCGGTGGCGGGCAATATGAACTGTATTCCGCCGCTGCCCGGCTTCCTGGAAACATTGCGCGAAGTCTGCGACCAGCACGGTGCAGTGCTGATTCTCGATGAGGTGATGACCGGTTTCCGCGTCAGCCTGACCGGCGCCCAGGGCCATTACGGGATCGAAGCGGACCTGACCACCCTCGGCAAGGTGATCGGCGGCGGCATGCCGGTGGGCGCCTTCGGCGGCAAGCGCGAGATCATGGAGCAGATCGCCCCGCTGGGCCCGGTCTACCAGGCCGGCACCCTGTCCGGCAACCCAGTGGCCATGGTCGCCGGCCTCGAGACCCTGCAGCTGATCCAGCAACCGGGGCTGTATGAGCAACTCAATGCCAAGACCGAGCGCCTCGTGGAAGGTGTGCTGGCGGCGGCCAGAGAAGCCGGTATCCCCCTGACCGCCAACCGCGCCGGCAGTATGTTCGGCTTCTTCTTCACCGACGCCGAGCAGGTGAGCAACTACCAGCAGGTCATGGCCTGCGACACCGAGCGCTTCAACCGTTTCTTCCACGGCATGCTCGACGAGGGGGTCTACCTGGCGCCGGCCTCCTACGAAGCCGGCTTCATGTCTGCGGCCCACAGCGACGAGGATATCGAAGAGACCATCGCCGCCGCGCGCCGGGTCTTCGCCAGCCTCTGA